The nucleotide sequence AAACCCTTCCAGTGAGATTATAGACACCGGAAAAAGGGAGAGAGCTAACTACTTGGTTTGGGGCACTTTAAACACATTCCCTTATATAAGTCTCACCTTTCCTTTTATCAcatgggggaaactgaggttaaAAGAAGCAGAGTAAATTGTTTATGAGTGGTTAGTCAGAGATTTGAAGCTGGGTCTGCAAATTCCACAGCTGATTACCTTTTCATGCCATCATCCTTCCATTGAAGGAGCCCAAGCTTGTATGTCGGAGTCAACCCTGAACTAACTGCCataaggaaaagagaatgatCTCATTAATATTCtgcttattttcatcttttacttttttaaaatttctattacaGAAGAGATTATCCTAGATCTGAGATGGAGACCTTCTCTCTGCTGCTACTCAGCCTAGGTTTGGTTCTCACAGGAGCTTCAGAAAGCATAATGGAGATAATTAAAGAGGAATCTTCAAGGGGAGAGATGAAGTATGACTTGGCAAACAGTGACCAAGAAAAACAGACTCTTGAGGTATTAATGAACTTGACTCTGTTCTATAAAAATACCAGCCTCAGTTTGTCCAGGGGTATCTTGTCTTCCTCATTGTTGACCTTCGGAAGATTACATTATACCTTCGCCAAAGGAGACAGTCCAGGTAATGACAAAGAGTACTGCAATGACTTGGTGGCCTGGAGAAAAGTTTCAGAAGTTAATGAGTCATGCAGGTTAAGCTACAACTTCATCCATGGTTCCATGGAAGTGATTCATGGAGCCCCCAAAGCCTCCAGCTGCAAGTATGGACAGAATCTTGGCATAAGCTGCTCTAGGAACCCAGACCTGGACACCACTATGTGCCAACTCACCATGGGCAAACAATTCCCCAGATGCCAATACCAGAGTGATACCTCATTAAAGAAAATCTTGGCAGTGCTGACAGGTCATTCTCTGATGAGCTGGTTAGTTAGTGGCTCTAAGTTGTAAATCCTATGGAGCTTTGAGACCAGAGTCCATCTAAAGAAGGACATACttattttcattgtgtttatTTACTTCTATTATCTGTATCTACCCTTTCATCTCTGTAGTAAACTCTTGATTATCTATACTAACTGGAAAGTGAAAAAATCCCAAATTGTGGAGAATTTGATTAAAATTTATAACTGACCCTGGAGTACAGATACtctctttcttttatctcttACAGTTTCTCTGAACTAAACTGAATTCCATCCTAGCATAGCTATAAAGCCAAGAAGTAGGGTCCACCCAGCTTGACAAAACTGAGGAGAAAAGGCCCCAAACCAATATTGGTAATTGAAAGTTAATGGTACTGCCACTGAGACTATTCAGAGAAATAGTGAATGAGCATCAGGGATATTATTATCActgtttcttttcaaataaatgtgtACATTGATACACACAAACTTGAGCACCCGGCCATGTCACCAGGTGTCTCCCGATCCTCCAGAAGATGCCAGAGGAAAAAGCTGCTTTTTTGCTTAGCTCTTGCCCTCAGTCAACAGGTCTGGCCCTGTGCAATCTCTGTTCCTCCATTATCCATACCCCAGGTTGCTAGAGATGGAGTAATAAAGATTGTACTGCCATTTTTACTCAGCAGAGCCGTAATTTCCTGAGGGATGGCAAGCCCCGGAGGAATAGAGCAGGTAGAAAGATGGCAAATGAGACATCTGAGCCAAGTGCTGGGAAGGCTTAGTCTTCAATCTTGTTTATGATGCCATATTGGATTTTTTATTACcaattatgtatttataagtTTTTATGGTTCAACACTCTACATAAAGTATGGGCAATGATCTCGTTCATTAATGGTGTGCCTACATGTTCTGGCTCCCTCATCTTAcatcctccctccaccccaagaCAACTCTTTTTTATGTCCTGATTTCAAATAAAGGCTTGTAAATAAATGTTACATCATTGAAACACTTTTCTTACTGTACATCACTCTTTAGATGTCAGTTTTCCTAATGTTGTTCAAATTTTGTGCAGAATCCTCATTGCATTAAAACTGCAGAACTCTGGCAATCAACCAGGATGAGGCATTAAGGGCAgatatttgtgtatcttttagCTGGGTTTTCCTTGTCAGTGTGTTGGGTGCTTAAGTTAACAGTCACTATGGGCTTGGCTAAATAGGTGGGTAGTTGGCACTCCCTTTTCTCTTGGCAGCCAGAGGAGAAGGTGATAGAAGGAAATGCTTGGGGCTcaaagttttcttctctgtaggaGGAGAACCCAGGGCCCTGGAAGGTAGATGTGGTCACTGGGTTCCATTCCAGGAATAAGATTATGTAGCAAGGCTGGTGTTACCACTCCCTAACCAGACATGGAATGTAGGTGCTATGGTTAGCAGAGAAGTCCAATGGGTCTCCTTTTGTTTCAAACTTGGTTCAAATCTGAATAACTTCTTTCCTACAGTAGAGTCTTACTATAGAGTCTAGCTCTAGGTGATGAACATGTCAGCCCCAGAGACAACAACAATTCAATCTCTGGCAGAGTTTTTGGGTAATaggtaagaaaaaagtaaatacagCCTCATTCAGAATTTAGTACAGATTTCTTCCTTCACCAGGAGAGAAGAGCAAAGACCCAGAGAAGATACCTCTTTCTAGACCAGGAACATCCTCTAAAGAGTCTTAATTAAGACCAAACCTCTCCACTTCTGCAAAGGAATCAGGAGCTCCCAGGATCTTGCTAATCATCATATTATGAAGTCTGAAAGATATCAAATATGGGGGCGCCATTGGGAATCAAGGCTCCTGAGTATTATCATTTCCTACCCTTGAAGACTGTCACCTCTTTGGCATAGTGGGTATTAGGTGTATTAGGACCAGCCCAGCAGCAGAGGGTCCTTTCTTATTATATCCCCTCACTCTGCTCAATCACACAAGCCCACCTGGCTAGGGAGGGCCCAACAAATATCTCTTACACTCGCTAGAAAGTTACCTGAGAGTGGATACGTGTCATCTCCCTGTAGTGGTAAAGAAAcattagaaaggatgaaatgAGGGAATAAAGGAGACAGATCTAATCACAAGACCCATGGAAGGGAGAGTCAGATAGAGAGGACCCTGGGGATGTAGTGATAGAGAGGTTTGAGAAAGGGATACTAAGGAGGTTACTTAGCATAAGAGAAGTGCCCTTCTGGCTTCTAAccattccctctgcttttccGACATAAAGTGCACTAAATTCCCTTTAACGAACAATTCTAATGCAAAACAAGTCCCTGGCTCCAAGGGCCCAGGATGGTACTGAAGTAAGAAGAGCCTTCCTGACATCACAGGTAAGTCCTCATATGCTTTACTGACCCATCGTGCTCCCCCAACCCCGAGTCATTCCACATGACTAggattcagtttccttatctacacAATGCAGAGGCAGGATTGGATCTGGCTTCTTAGACTTGGGTATGCATCTGAATCATTTCAGGTTGCCCACCCCCAACCATCCTCCTTGCTCTCAAGTGGAAGGGGTCCGGTGAGACACGGAGCTTCCTAGTGAGACTTCTCTTTGGGCTCTCTGAGCTGCCATGATGCATGCCACTTCGACATCCCGGTCTTGTGACACTGGACTGGTctcctctgtgatttttttctcttcccaacaGCTAGATCCCAGAATGAAATGTGTGTGACTCAACTGCAATCACTCAGATGATAATAGCATTCTAGGCTTGGGCTGAACagcaaaagggaaggaaagcGTGTGCCTGGACACCTGTGTGAGGCAGAGTTATCTTGCCAATTTGGACTGCTTAATTTGGGACTACtatatgagagaaaaataaatatgtatatttttaagtgcCCTGTATTTTGAGATTTTGTTCTGTTAGCCAAGCCCTACCCTGAAAATTTACTAGCTTTTGGAGCTATTATTAAATAGCTGTTTTTATTAAATCCCTGGGCCCCAGTCCAGGAGATTTGGGTTCGAAAGCTCAGAGATAGGACTAGAACATGTGGGATTTTTACAAGTGTTAGGTTTGCTGATGTGGTTCGAAGTTTGGACACCAACAGATTAGATGAACTATGTTTCCAGGTACGAAACATTCTAATTCTAGTCccaatgagaggaaaaaaaaaaaaaaaaaaggttgcttaAGGTTGCTTAGGCATTCAGAGCTTTTGAGGACAGCACCAGGGCAAAACAAGTCAATTTAACTCAAAAGATCATCTACTTCATATACAGTGTCCCAGAACTACCAAGACAGTATTTTGCTGTCCTGAAGCTCCCTGGCCATGGGATACACCTGGGAGCAAACACATCTGCACTTTAATGGCAACTCCTGTTTCCCAAAATGCAAGAGTTGCCCACATGTTAGAAGAAGGATCACACACACGAAACACATTCTTTTCACTCCAGCAAACAGAGAACTGGCAGATTGTGGAAAAGATGGCTGTTTTAAAGCCCTACACCTTCCTgtttattaatatgttaaaatttttcaagATCACATATGAAAATTACCACAGGGATGATTCATaggtaataatagtaattaataacAATTGAGTGCTTCTAAAGGGTCAGGTGCTTTTGTATTCTCAGGAAACCTCCACAAGATAGGTTATTATCATCCCACTTCagtgaaaaagaaactgaagcacgAAGACTTTAGATAATGTACAAAGTCTCACACACACAGTAAGTGGCCCCCCGCCCAGAACAAACAAGGATGGTCTGATTCCATAGGCCACGCTTTTTTAATCCTAGGAGAAAGCAAACTTGCCCGTAACTATACAGAAAGATAATGGTGAAATGCTCCTGAGTAAAAAACCCACCTCATAGGAATGGTTTGAgaattatcatttctatttttattatgattagaTTGGTGCACTGTGTTAAACACAACTGAAGAAAAGCATTTGCAATATATATATGGCTGACAAAGGGGTGATGTCTTTCATATATAAAGAGAGCTGTCTGTTTAATAAGATAAAGATAAGTACACCTACAGAAAAATAAGCCAGGAACAcagacagaaaattaacaaaaggagaaataagtAGTCATTAAACATTTGGAGATTTCCCCTCTTTCTACTAATggcaatataaataaaaacaatgtgataTTTTTTACCTGCCCAATTAGCAGgaataagatttaaaataataacataggTGGTATAGGTACAGGAAAGGGGACATTCTTGTGCACTCCTCCTGGGAGAACACATTAGTACACTTGCTATCTGTCTGAAGAACAACTTGAACTAAGACCCATTCTAGTTTTCAGGTTCTCTGCACATTTGATTTCTTTACTTAACTGATGATACTCCCTCCTCCTCTCATACATCCTCTAGGTAAGAGACTCAACTCAGTCAATTCTGGCCCTTATGACTTTGAGTTTGGGATCTCACTGGGAGCCTGAGTAGGCCCTGGGGCCTGTCCTGTATATGGTCAAAGAATAGGACCTCCCCTGGCAGAGCCCGAGGCATGAAAGCTCCGGGCTATGCCGCTTGGTTTGCTCCCCTCGCTCTCCCGAGCTCAGGCTGTTCTAAGAATTCCATGCTCTCCTTTCCGGGAACATGAGCTGAGCTCTCAGACCCAACCCATTAAACACCCCTCCTGGCCACAGGTCACAGGGCCCCTCAGAGAAAAAATCAGGGAGACTAGGGACATGGGAACAAGGCTGGAAGGATGGACCCTTGAGACATGCCCACAGGAAGAGTGACCACTCTTCCTGTTCCCCTTCTGACACCTTTCCCCTTCTATGCCTTCCTCATCCAAagtctgtgttctcttctcttGCCCAGATTGTGCCCCCAACACACGTCTCCCTTCGGCACCCTATAGTggtctctgctttctcttttcctttcaggCTTTGCATGACTTGACTTTAGTGTTCTTCTCTGGTCTTGCACTCAGACTCACTGATCAGGCCTCACTTAGGGGCCACTGTTCAATCTGCCATGGTTTCAGCACCTGTCAATCCAGGCTCCTGGAACACATGGCTCTGAGTTGCCCAGGTGGAAAAGGACAAGAACAGCATGAATTCCTGGACTCCCCCTGGGTACACATCAAGCCCTTTTGTGGGTGCCTCTGCTAGTCTGCTCCCTAGTCTGCTGACCTCCCCCttgttttcctttagaaaactCTGGAATTGCTCAGCTGTCTCTATGAATGTCATGCTCATTGTTGTAACAATTTTAATGAACTGCTTCCTTCTGTGCTTCATGACCAGACAATATGATTGTGGCTATGAACATCGCTCAATGGGTAGCAAATTGTACTGatgtaaatttgtttttatcacaGTTCAAAAattatgttcatcttttttttaatcactttgtaattttatttctcacatcAGGCAGTCACCTGTCCGTAAATTATAAAAGTTGAAAGGTGgagaacctggctggctcagcagttaagtgtctgactcaattttcggctcaggtcataatcccagggtcgtgagattgagtcccaagtcgggctccatgctcagtgtggagtctgcttggaattctctctctccctctcccctgcttgagctcattctctctctaaataaatgaataaaatctaaaaaaaaaaaaaaaatgttgaaaggcATCTTTGTTTAGGCTCAGAATGGTTGGATAAGCATTTGGACCTTGTGTGGAGAGAACTGTAATGATATTACAGTGACATGGCCTGTTAAGGGCGCAGAGTAGTTAGAGCAGTTAATGAGCAGAAGATGTTTACAAGGAAGCAATTGAGAAACTTCCATATGTAAGGCATTGTACCAGCTactgtgagggaaaaaaataaataaatgtatcctCACTCCCCAAGATATTGGATGCAGGACAATTGAAGAATagcttaagagagagagagagagagacatacataTATCTCTTTCATCTGGAGTGATTAGTGTAGGTacctataaaagaataaaatcttgaactTGATGGATGATCTGTTCAAATAGCTAAGATttgaacagaagaagaaaaaggtacTAGGAATGGAAACAAACACATAAGGAGAAGGTGGGAAGATCACTGTAAACAGATGGGCACTGGATCCTTTGAGTAATAGAATAAATAATGCAGATGCTGTTTTCCCTACAGAATTGTGGTTGCCTGAATAACGGTTCCCAGAGATGTCCAGGTCCTAATCCCTAGAACTGGCAGATGTTATTCGGCAGATGAGGCTTTGCAGATACAACTAAGTTAAGGAGCTTGACATGTGGATTATCTGGGTTGGTCCTGTGTGCAACTGTACATGCTCCCATAAGAGGGGGAGTGTggccatttgtgtttttttttttttttaatattttatttatttacttgagagagagatagtgagagagagcatgaacgaggagaaggtcagagagagaagcagactccccatggagctgggagtctgatgcgggactcgatcccgggactccaggatcatgacctgagccgaaggcagtcgtccaaccaattgagccacccaggcgtcccaagtgtGGCCATTTGATTACGACAGAAGAAGACAATGTGACTGGAACAAGATAATTGCAGAGCATTGACTTTAGCTTACAGTTGGGAAAAATCATCtgacacaaagcctattttataacaaagtgttGAATATCTTATGAAATTTTTGAATAATGTACtgaaagggaaaacagaatgcttgtatgggtacagaatggttgtaagtGTATCAGATGTTTACCCTCATGATTTGTGGCTGCCCAGCATGAGAGTGTGGTACCATGCGTCCCTAGCGAGCCCAAGAGAAGGACCAAATTCAAAAGTCAAAGCACAGTTTCTGCTGAATGTGTATCACTTTTGCATCATCATACAGTTAAAAAATTGTTAAGTATTTAAACCACCACAAGTACAGACACAAAATAGATGAGACCTTGCCAAGGGGTGGTGGGAGAATGGGGAGTGATGGCAAGGACATTTGAGGGATCTTTTAAGGGTCATGGAACTGTCCTAAAACTGGATTATGCAACAATCACACAACcctaaatttactaaaaattgcggaattgtgcttttttaaaaaaaattaaattaatttatttattttcagaaaaacagtattcattattttttcaccacacccagtgctccatgcaatccgtgccctctataatacccaccacctggtaccccaaccacccccccgccacttcaaacccctcagattgtttttcagagtccattgtctctcatgattcacctccccttccaatttaccccaactcccttctcctctctaacaccccttgtcctccatgctatttgttatgctccacaaataagtgaaaccatatgatagttgactctctctccttgactgatttcactcagcattatctcttccagtcccgtccatgttgctacagaagttgggtattcatcctttctgatggaggcataatactccatagtgtatatggaccacatcttccttatccattcgtccgttgaagggcatcttggttctttccatagtttggcgaccgtggccattgctgctataaacattggggtacagatggcccttcttttcacgacatctgtatctttggggtaaatacctaggagtgcaattgcagggtcataaggaagttctatttctaatttcttgaggaatctccacactgttctccaaagaggctgcaccaacttgcattcccaccaacagtggaagagggttcccctttctccacatcctctccaacacatgttgtttcctgttttgttaattttggccattctaactagtgtaaggtgatatctcaatgtggttttaatttgaatctccctgagggctagtgatgatgaacattttttcatgtgtctgatagccatttgtatgtcttcattggagaagtctgttcatatcttctgcctattttttgatatgtttgcctgtttcgtgtgtattgagtttgaggagttcattatagatcctggatatcaaccttttgtctgtactctcatttgcaaatatcttctcccattctgtgggttgcctctttgtttttttgactgtttcctttgctgtgcagaagcttttgattttgatgaagtcccaaaagtttattttcgcttttgtttcctttgcctttggagacatatcttgaaagaggttgctgtggttgatatcgaagagattactgcctatgttctcttctaggattctgatggattcctgtctcatgttgaggtcttttatccatttcgagttgatctttgtgtacggtgtaagagaatggttgagtttcattcttctacttatagctgtccagttttcccagcaccatttattgaagagactgtcttttttccactgtatattttttccagttttgttgaagattaattgaccatagagttgagggggaattgtgcattttaaatgaatgaattttatgttatgtaaactgtacttcaataaaacTACTAAGGAAAAACCCAAAGAATTTATCCTTGACGCACTTTCCTGATTTATGTTAGGTCCGTTATTAAATTAAATGAGacttggggtgcccaggtggctcagttggttaagcggctgccttcggctcgggtcatgattccaggatcctggcatggagctccgcatcgggctccctgatcaacagagagcctgcttctctctctccccctctccctgccgctctacttacttgtgctctctctctagctctctgtcaaataaacaaataaaatattaaaaaaaaaaaacacaaaaaaaaacaaaaaaaaaaaccgagacttagacaaagtgaaagttatttaaagctttattttatgccaagtgttagaagtcagactgatcgGCCAGGGCCATCTTCAAAGAGAGCGACCCCTTCCAGCCTCATAGACTAACTTTTATGGAGCAAaagcctggccacacataggtggccaatgagattggaACATTGCATAGTCATGTAGGccacacgcaggtggccaattgaattacaatttacccttaaaaaaaaatttgtatttatttatttgacagacagagaccacaagtaggcagagaggcaggcagagagagaggaagggaagcaggctccatgctgagcagagatcctgatgcagggctcaatctcaggcccccgggatcatgacctgagctgaaggcagaggctttaacccactgagccacccaggcgcccccaatttaccctttaatagctgtttgaactaacctattactctggtcagaatgGCGCTCAagtttggcgcccaaaaggcggggtttacattctttggtggttagggagacaATATGTGTGCTTTTTACTGATTGGATATCTCCACCCGGCC is from Mustela lutreola isolate mMusLut2 chromosome 7, mMusLut2.pri, whole genome shotgun sequence and encodes:
- the RNASE11 gene encoding probable ribonuclease 11; amino-acid sequence: METFSLLLLSLGLVLTGASESIMEIIKEESSRGEMKYDLANSDQEKQTLEVLMNLTLFYKNTSLSLSRGILSSSLLTFGRLHYTFAKGDSPGNDKEYCNDLVAWRKVSEVNESCRLSYNFIHGSMEVIHGAPKASSCKYGQNLGISCSRNPDLDTTMCQLTMGKQFPRCQYQSDTSLKKILAVLTGHSLMSWLVSGSKL